One genomic segment of Hemibagrus wyckioides isolate EC202008001 linkage group LG08, SWU_Hwy_1.0, whole genome shotgun sequence includes these proteins:
- the mospd1 gene encoding motile sperm domain-containing protein 1 isoform X1: protein MQQHSRQPDLVEGRLPVFVFPTELFFYADEQASHKQVLTLYNPYEFALKFKVLCTAPNKYAVVDATGAVKPQCCVDIVIRHRDVRACHYGVIDKFRLQVSEQSQKKALGRKEVMATLLPSATQEQPQSRPQEDERRMKEQLTDSLFFEQTAFQTESRAASGGPSVLTVLLGLVCMAALMLPTLGEQESTVPVYLHLSVNKKLVAAYVLGLLTMVILRT, encoded by the exons ATGCAGCAGCACAGCCGGCAGCCCGACCTAGTGGAAGGAAGACTTCCAGTGTTTGTGTTCCCCACCGAGCTGTTTTTTTATGCAGATGAGCAGGCCTCACACAAGCAGGTGCTTACCCTCTACAACCCATATGAGTTTGCACTCAAGTTCAAAG TTCTGTGCACAGCACCGAATAAGTACGCAGTAGTGGATGCCACTGGTGCTGTGAAACCACAATGCTGTGTAGACAT AGTGATCCGGCACCGAGACGTGCGGGCCTGCCACTATGGCGTGATCGATAAGTTCCGGCTGCAGGTGTCTGAGCAGAGCCAGAAGAAAGCTCTGGGCAGGAAGGAGGTGATGGCCACGCTGCTGCCTTCAGCAACTCAGGAGCAGCCTCAAAGCCGGCCCCAGGAGGACGAGCGCAGGATGAAGGAGCAGCTCACTGACAGCTTGTTCTTTGAGCAGACTGCATTCCAGACAG agagTCGAGCAGCATCAGGGGGCCCCAGCGTGCTAACCGTCCTGTTGGGCCTAGTGTGTATGGCCGCCCTTATGCTCCCTACTCTGGGAGAGCAGGAATCCACAGTGCCTGTCTACCTCCACTTAAGTGTTAATAAGAAACTCGTAGCTGCTTACGTGTTAG GTCTTCTTACAATGGTTATCCTCCGCACATGA
- the mospd1 gene encoding motile sperm domain-containing protein 1 isoform X2, translating into MFKGASAHSESKNEQASHKQVLTLYNPYEFALKFKVLCTAPNKYAVVDATGAVKPQCCVDIVIRHRDVRACHYGVIDKFRLQVSEQSQKKALGRKEVMATLLPSATQEQPQSRPQEDERRMKEQLTDSLFFEQTAFQTESRAASGGPSVLTVLLGLVCMAALMLPTLGEQESTVPVYLHLSVNKKLVAAYVLGLLTMVILRT; encoded by the exons ATGTTTAAGGGAGCTTCTGCACACTCTGAGTCAAAAA ATGAGCAGGCCTCACACAAGCAGGTGCTTACCCTCTACAACCCATATGAGTTTGCACTCAAGTTCAAAG TTCTGTGCACAGCACCGAATAAGTACGCAGTAGTGGATGCCACTGGTGCTGTGAAACCACAATGCTGTGTAGACAT AGTGATCCGGCACCGAGACGTGCGGGCCTGCCACTATGGCGTGATCGATAAGTTCCGGCTGCAGGTGTCTGAGCAGAGCCAGAAGAAAGCTCTGGGCAGGAAGGAGGTGATGGCCACGCTGCTGCCTTCAGCAACTCAGGAGCAGCCTCAAAGCCGGCCCCAGGAGGACGAGCGCAGGATGAAGGAGCAGCTCACTGACAGCTTGTTCTTTGAGCAGACTGCATTCCAGACAG agagTCGAGCAGCATCAGGGGGCCCCAGCGTGCTAACCGTCCTGTTGGGCCTAGTGTGTATGGCCGCCCTTATGCTCCCTACTCTGGGAGAGCAGGAATCCACAGTGCCTGTCTACCTCCACTTAAGTGTTAATAAGAAACTCGTAGCTGCTTACGTGTTAG GTCTTCTTACAATGGTTATCCTCCGCACATGA